A window of Streptomyces profundus genomic DNA:
GCGCGTCTACGCCAGCAAGGTCAAGAACGCCCAGGAGGCGCACGAGGCGATCCGCCCCTCGGGCGACCGCTTCCGCACCCCGGCCGAGACGCGCCTGACGGGCGATCAGTACCGGCTCTACGAGCTGATCTGGAAGCGCACCGTCGCCTCCCAGATGAAGGACGCCGTCGGCCAGTCGGTGGCCGTCCGGGTCGCGGGGACGAGCGCCGACGGGCAGGACTGCGAGTTCAGCGCGACCGGCAAGGTGATCACCTTCCACGGCTTCCTCAAGGCCTATGTGGAGGGCGCCGACGACCCCAACGCCGAGCTCGACGACCGGGAGCGCAGGCTGCCCGCCGTCGCCGAGGGCGACGCGCTGGCCGCCCGCGCCATCGCCCCCGACGGGCACGCGACCAAGCCGCCCGCCCGCTACACCGAGGCCACGCTGGTCAAGGAGCTGGAGGAACGGGAGATCGGCCGCCCGTCCACCTACGCCAGCATCATCGGCACCATCCTGGACCGGCGCTACGTCTTCAAGAAGGGCACCGCCCTGGTGCCGTCCTTCCTCTCGTTCGCGGTGGTCAACCTGCTGGAACAGCACTTCGGCCGGCTGGTGGACTACGACTTCACCGCGAAGATGGAGGACGACCTCGACCGGATCGCCACCGGCGACGCCGAGGCGGTGCCGTGGCTGCGCCGCTTCTACTTCGGCGTCGGCGAGGGCCAGGGCACGGCGGCCGAGGCGGGCAACGGCGACGGGGACCACCTGGGCGGGCTGAAGGAGCTGGTCACCGACCTGGGCGCGATCGACGCCAGGGAGATCTCCTCCTTCCCGGTGGGCGACGGCATCGTGCTGCGGGTCGGCCGCTATGGGCCGTACGTGGAGGCGCCGCCCGAGCCCGGGCAGGAGGGCGAGCCAGGCAAGCGCGCCGACGTCCCCGACGACCTGCCGCCCGACGAGCTGTCCGTCGATCTGGCCAAGGAGCTGCTGGCCAAGCCCAGCGGGGACTTCGAGCTGGGCGCCGACCCTTCGAGCGGCCGGCAGATCGTGGCGCGGGACGGGCGTTACGGCCCCTATGTCACGGAGGTGCTGCCCGAGGGCACGCCCAAGACGGGGAAGAACGCCGTCAAGCCGCGCACCGCCTCGCTGCTCAAGTCGATGTCCCTGGACAGCGTCACCCTTGACGACGCCCTGCGGCTGCTCTCCCTGCCGCGTGTGGTGGGCGTCGATCCCGAGTCGGAGCAGGAGATCACCGCCCAGAACGGACGCTACGGCCCGTATCTGAAGAAGGGCACCGACTCGCGTTCGCTGGAGACCGAGGAACAGATGTTCACGGTCACGCTGGAGCAGGCGCTGGCCATCTACGCCCAGCCCAAGCAGCGCGGGCGGGCCGCGGCCAAGCCGCCGCTGAAGGAGCTGGGCGAGGACCCGACGAACGGGCGCCCCGTGGTGGTCAAGGACGGGCGCTTCGGCCCGTATGTCACGGACGGCGAGACCAACGCGACGCTGCGCCGGGACGACGATCCGGAGACCATCACGCCGGAGCGCGGCTTCGAGCTGCTGGCGGAGCGGCGGGCCAAGGGGCCGGCGAAGAAGGTCGCGAAGAAGGCGCCGGCCAAGACCGCCGCCAGGAAGACGGCGAAGAAGTCCACGGCGAAGGCCACCGCGACCAAGAGCACGGCGAAGAAGACCACGGCCAAGAAGTCCACCGCGAAGAAGGCACCGGCGAAGAAGGCGACGGCCAGGAAGAGCGCCGGGGACTGAGGCCCCGTCGGCTTGCGGCGCCGGACGGGCGCCGCCGGCCGACCGGGGCGAAGCGGCTGGTCAACGGGCGTGGGGGCGGGGGAACGAACGGCCCCCGCGCCGGGCGTGCACCGCTCGGCGCGGGGAAAGTCCCCGGCCGGCCGGGCGGCTGTCAGTGGGGCGGAGTAATCTCGGTGCTCCCCACGACCGTTACCCGGGCAGGTGTTCGGGCGGACGGTTCCCCTCAGATCCCGAAGGTTACGCTGGCCGAATGACGCGAGCAGAGCAACCCCAGGTTGTTGACCCCACCCCGGGCGCCACCGACGAGGCGCTCGCCGCGGACTCCCGTGACCGCGCCCGTGCCGCCCTGTTGCGGGTGCCGTCCCTGCGACGCCTGTGGGAGGCGCAGTTCACCAGCGGCATAGGCGATGCCCTCGCCCTGCTGGTGCTGGTCCTTCTCACCGCCCAGGCCGCCCTCCATGTGTCGGCCACCGGAGAGTCGCTCTTCGGCGGCGAGTACCGAGGGCTCGCGCTGGCCGTCACCGCCGCCTTCGCCGTGCGCCTGCTGGGCACCGGCCTCGCCGGCGTGCTGCTGCTCGGCCCGATCGCCGGGCTGCTGGGCCCCACCGGCGCCCTGGATCGCCGCTGGACCATGATCGGCGCCGACGCGCTGCGGGCCGCGCTGCTGATCGTCGCCCCGCTGTGGATCGACTGGGTGCCCGACGACGCCTATATCTACGTCCTGTTGACGATCCTGGTCACCAGCGTCGCCGAGCGCGTCTGGACCACCTGCCGGGACAGCGTCGCGCCCGCGCTGCTGCCCCCGCCGCCGCCCGAGGGCGCGGCCATCCGCCCGCTGCCCGACCACCACGACGCGCTGCGTCGGCTGTGGCTGCGCGGCGGCTATCTGGCGATCCCGGTCGCCGCCGTCACGCTGGTCGCCGCCGGTCTGGTGAGCAACCTGCTGGCCACCGGGCTCGACTGGTTCGACACCCACCAGTCGGCGCTCGCCTCCTACGTCGCGGCCGGCTACTTCGCCGCCTCGATCTCCGTCCTGTACTTCCTGCGGCTGCCGGCCACCGAGTCCAGGCGCCCCGTCTCCCCGCTGGAGGGCCTGCGGCGCCCGGCCGCCGGCACCACGCCGGACAAGGGCCGCACGGGCGCCATCCCGGTGCTCGTCCTCGGCTGCGCCACGGTCGCCGCGGCCATCGCCGCCGCCGGCGCGCTCGGCGTGCTGCGGATCATCGAGATGGGCGGCGGCCCGGTCTCCTTCGGGCTGTTCACGTTGGGCCTCACCGGCGGCGTGGTGGCCGGCGTGCGGGTGGCGCCGCACACGCTGCCCGCGCTCTCCAGGCGGCGGCTGTTCGCGCTGGCGATCGCGCTGACCGGTCTTGGCCTCTTCGCCGTCGGCCTGATCTCCGACCCGGCCACCGTGCTGTTCACCACCGCGTTCACCGGCGCGCTCGGCGGCATCGCCGCCAGCACCGGGCACACCCTGCTCGACCAGGAGACCGAGGAGTTCCGGCGCGCCCGGCTCACCCAACACCTGCACGCGGTGGTCCGCGTCGCCATCGCCCTGGCGCTGGTCGTCGCCCCGCTGGTCGCCGGGCTGATCGGCCCGCACCGCGTGGAGCGCGGGGACTTCGTCCTCGACCACGGCGGCGCCGCCTACACCCTGGTCATCGTCGGCGTGCTGCTGCTGCCGGTGGCCGCGATCGTGCTCGGCCGCACGGACGACCGCAGGGGCGTCCCGCTCCGCCGGGACCTCACCGAGGCCGTCCGCACCGTCGAGCCGACCACGGCGCTCGCCGAGAACGGCTTCTTCATCGCCGTCGAGGGCGGTGACGGCGCGGGCAAGTCCACCCAGGTCGAGGCGCTGGCCGAGTGGATAAGGGGCAAGGGCCACGAGGTCGTCGTCACCCGGGAGCCCGGGGCCACACCGATCGGCCAGCGGCTCCGCGGCATCCTGCTCGACGTCGCCTCCGGCGGCCTCTCGCACCAGGCCGAGGCCCTGCTCTACGCCGCCGACCGCGCCGAGCACGTGGCCACCGTGGTCACGCCGGCGCTGGAGCGCGGCGCCGTCGTCATCACCGACCGCTATGTCGACTCCTCCGTCGCCTACCAGGGCGCGGGCCGCGATCTGTCGGCCGTCGAGATCTCCCGCATCTCCCGCTGGGCCACCGGCGGTCTCGTCCCGCATCTGACGGTGCTGCTCGACGTCTCCCCCGAGACCGCGCGCGAGCGGTTCACCGAGGCCCCCGACCGCCTGGAGTCCGAGCCGAGCGAGTTCCACCAGCGGGTGCGCGCCGGCTTCCTGGCCCTGGCCGCCAGCGACTCCGGCCGCTATCTGGTGATCGACGCCGGCCAGGACCCGGAGTCCGTCACCACGGCGGCCAGGCACCGGCTCGACCAGATGCTGCCGCTCTCCGAGGCCGAGCTGCGGGCCCAGGAGGAGGCCAGGCGCAAGGCCGAGGAGGAGGCGCGCCGGCTCGCCGAGGAGGAGCGCAAGCGCAAGGAGGAAGAGGAGCGCCTGGAGCGCGAGCGCCTTGAGGAGGAGGCCCGCCTGGAGCGCGAGCGCCAGGAGGAGCTGGCCCGGCTCCGCGCCGAGGAGGAGGAGCGCAAGCGCCGCGAGGAGGAGGAGCGCCGCCGCATCGAGGAAGCCCGCAAGGCCGAGGAGGCGCGGTTGCGCGCCGAGGAGGCGCGCCGGATCGCGGAGGAGGAGCGCCGTCGCCGGGAGGCGGAGGAGCAGCTGCGCCGCGAGGAGCAGGAGCGGCTGCGCGCCCGGGCCGAGGAGGAGGCCAGGCTGCGCGCCCAGGCCGAGGAGCGGCGCCGCGAGAAGCAGCGCAAGGCCGAGGAGGCGCTGCTGCGCGCGGAGGAGGCCAGGCTCGCCGCGGCCGACAACGCCACCACGGTGCAGATCCCGCACGCGTACCCGGGCCCCGACAAGGGCGAAGGCAAGACCGCGGGCACGACCACGGGCACGACCGACGGCAAGAACGACGGCAAGGACGACGGCAAGGGGGGCCGTCCGGCGGACAGCGAGGAGACGGCCGTTCTCCCGCGCCCCGAGGACGCGGCGGACTCCGACCGGACGCGCCAGCTGCCGAGGATCGACGAGGAGCCCCCGGCCGCCCCGCGGCGGGCCAGGCCGGAGTGGGCCGAGGAGACCCCGCTCGACGATGTGCCCACGCTCGCCGATGAGTTGCTCGGCCCGCGCCCCGTCGTCGACGAAGCGGACGAGCCCGAGGGCGACGGCGGCTCCAGGGGCCGCGACCGCTGACCGCGCCCCCCGCCGCCGCTTCGGCGCCGGCGGGGGATGTCAGTGGTCTGCCGCACAATGGTCCCCGTGCCCGTGGAAGGCCCCGTGGGCGGTGCGGAGGGAGCGCGATGACGGTCTGGGACGACCTGGTCGGTCAGGACCAGGCGGCGGAGCGGTTGGCCGCCGCCGCCCGGGACGCGGACGCCTATGTCACGGCGGTCGCGCGGGGCGAGGAGCCCGAGCTGTCCGGCTCGTCGATGACCCACGCCTGGCTGTTCACCGGGCCGCCCGGCTCCGGGCGGCCCACGGCGGCCCGCGCCTTCTCCGCCGCCCTCCAGTGCGTCAGCCCGGACCGCGCGCTGGGCGGTCAGCCCGGCTGCGGATTCTGCGACGGCTGCCACACCTCCCTCGTCGGCACGCACGCCGATGTCGAGATCGTGCGCACCGACCTGCTGAGCATCGGCGTCAAGGAGACCAGGGAGCTGGTGCGCCGGGCCCAGCTCTCGCCCGCCGGCGGACGCTGGCAGGTGATCGTCCTTGAGGACGCAGACCGGCTGACGGAGGGCGCGGGCAACGTGCTGCTCAAGGCCGTCGAGGAGCCGGCCCCTCGCACCGTCTGGCTGCTCTGCGCGCCGTCCACGGAGGATGTGCTGCCCACCATCCGCTCCCGCTGCCGTCAACTGCCGCTGCGCACCCCGCCGGTGGCCGCCGTCGCGGACACGCTGATCCGGCGCGACGGCATCGAGCCCGAGGTGGCCCACGCAGCCGCGCGGGCCACCCAGGGGCATATCGACCGGGCCCGCAGGCTGGCCACCGACGAGCGGGCCAGGGCGCGCCGGCGCTCCGTGCTGCGCCTGCCCGAGCGGGTCGCGGATATCGGCGGCGCGCTGCGGGCCGCCCAGGAGCTGGTGGACGCGGCGGCCGAGGACGCCAAGCAGGTCGCCGAGGAGCTGGACGGCAAGGAGACGGAGGAGCTGCGGGCCGCCCTGGGGGCGGTCGAGGGCAAGCGCCTGCCGCGCGGCACGGCCGGGGTGATGAAGGATCTGGAGGACCGCCAGAAACGCCGGGCCACCCGCACCCAACGCGACGCGCTCGATCTCGCGTTGACGGATCTGACCGCTTTCTACCGCGATGTGCTGGCGCACCAGCTCAGCTTCTCCGGGGGCTTGGCCGGAGGCGAGAGCGAGGAGTCGGTGCGCCGGGTCGCCGGCGCCACCCGTCCGGAGCAGACGCTCCGCCGGATGGAGGCCGTCCTCGACTGCCGGCGGGCCCTTGATCGCAATGTCGCCCCCCTGCTGGCCGTGGAGGCGATGACGATGGCCCTGCGCTGACGGGTACGCTCCACCGAGTACCGCGCACATCCATCACGGGGGCCCCATGCGTACCACAGGCCGTGTCGTCTTCGCCCTGGTCGCCGCGGGCGCGCTGCTCGTCTCCGGCTGCTCGTCCGACGGCGAGCGCCCCGAGGAACGCGCCCCCGACGTCGACGCCTCCGACGGCTCGACGACCACGGAACCACCCGACGCCCCACCCCTCGAACCGCTGTCCGAGGACATCCCCGAGGCCCTTCTCCCCTACTACGAGCAGGACTTGAACTGGGGAGCCTGCGGCCACTCCGAGTTCCAGTGCGCCGTGCTGCAGGTCCCGCTGGACTACGAGAACCCCGACGCCGCCGACGATATCCAGCTGGCGGTCACCCGTTCCCGCGCGACGGACTCGGGGGAGCGCATCGGCGCCCTCCTGATGAACCCGGGCGGCCCCGGCGTCTCGGCCGTCGACTTCGCGCAGGGCTCAGCGGCATACCTCTTCCCCAGCGAGGTGCGCGCCCGCTACGACATGGTGGGCCTCGACCCCCGGGGCACCGGCGGCAGCGAGCCCGTCGACTGCCTCGACGGACCCGCCATGGACCAGCACAGCCTCACCGACCGCACCCCGGACGACGACGCCGAGGTGGCGGAGCTGATCGCCAGCAACGAGACGTTCACCCAGGGCTGCCAGGAGAACGCCGGCCGGCTGCTCGAACACGTCTCGACCATCGAGTCCGCCCGCGACATGGATGTGCTGCGCCAGGTGCTCGGCGACGACAGGCTGCACTACGTCGGCTTCTCCTACGGCACCAAGCTCGGCGCCGTCTACGCCGGCCTCTTCCCCAGCAGGGTGGGGCGCCTGGTGCTGGACGCCGCGATGGACCCCCGCCTCGACACCCTCAGCACGGACCGCCAGCAGGCCGGCGGTTTTGAGACGGCCTTCCGCTCCTTCGCCGAGGACTGCACCGCCCGCGACGACTGCCCGTTGGGCCAGGACGGGGCCGACGGCGCGTCCGAGCGGCTGCTCGACTTCTACGCCCAGGTCGACGCCGAGCCGCTGCCCACCGGCGAGGACCGCCCGCTCACCGAATCGCTGGCCAACACCGGCGTGGCCTACGCGCTCTACGCCGAACACCTCTGGCCCACGCTGCGGGAGGCCCTCACCGCCGCCGTCGAGGACGGCGACGGGGCCCAACTGCTGCGCCTCGCCGACGAGTACAACGGGCGTGGGCCCGGCGGCGAGTACGCCACCGACATGTTCGCCTTCCGGGCCATCAGCTGCCTGGACAGCCCGGCGGGCAACGCCGACGCGGACGCCGTGCGGGAGCAACTCGCCTCCTACCAGGAGGCCTCGCCCACCTTCGGCGCGGACTTCGCCTGGGACACCCTGCTCTGTGCCGCGTGGCCGGTCGAGCCGTCAGGCGGCCCGGTCTCCATCGAGGCCGCCGGCGCCGACGACATCCTGGTCGTCGGCACCACGCGGGACCCGGCCACCCCGTACGCCTGGGCCGAGGGGCTGGCGGACCAGCTCTCCTCCGGCGTCCTCCTCACCTACGACGGCGACGGCCACACCGCCTACGGCGGCACCAGCGCCTGCGTGGACGCCGCGGTGAACGACTATCTGTTGGCGCATACCACTCCCGAGGAGGGTACGACCTGCTGATCGGCTGGGATGATCATGGGCATGCCCTGTAACCGCTACCGCTCGGCCATATCGGCAAGAACCGCGGGGACCGCGCTGCCCCCGGAGATCACCGAGCAGCTGCTCGACCACCATCTGACCAGCTGCCTCGACTGCCGCCGCTGGTCCAAACACCTCAGCACCCTCCGCGCCACCACCGACGACCTCCTCCGCCGCCGCCCCACGGGGGCACCCCCCAAACCCGTGTAGACTAACCCCCGCCAAGCGCCCTCCACGGGCGCCCCGCCGCCTTAGCTCAGTCGGCCAGAGCGACGCACTCGTAATGCGTAGGTCAAGGGTTCGATTCCCTTAGGCGGCTCCGCGAAACCCCAGGTCACATGCCCCGTGACCTGGGGTTTTCTGTGTTGTGTGACGGCTTGCTTCGTCATCCGGATCGTGTGTGGGGGCAGGGGGGTCAGCGGGTCAGGAGGAGGGTGAAGAGGAGTATGAACAGGAAGACCACGCCGCTTCCGATGGCCACCATCACCTTCTCCGGTGATTCCAACTTCGAGGCGCCCCAGCGGCGGTTGGTCTGGGTGACCCGAGCGTGGGGGTGGGGCCTGGGGTTGGGGGGTGGGGGTTCCGGGGTTGGGGGGATGGGGCGGTCGTCCCAGCCGGTCATGGGTGGGGGGGAGGAGGTTCGGGGGGGCTCCTCGGACCAGATGTGGGCGAGGAGTTCTGACAGGTGCTCGCTCGGCAGGCCGGTTCCGTCGTGGACGATGTGGGTCAGGGCCGCTCGGGCCGCCGGGTGTTCTCGGGAGAGCCGTCGCTCCTCAAGGAGGACCTCCGTCAGCTTGTCGGAGACGTCCGGCTCCTCGGCGAACGGGCGCACGGCCTGTTGGTACAGCTTCGCCACCGCGGTGGCG
This region includes:
- the topA gene encoding type I DNA topoisomerase, whose product is MSPSSDTADSGRRLVIVESPAKAKTIKGYLGPGYVVEASVGHIRDLPSGAAEVPAEYKGQPWARLGVNVEENFQPLYVVNSDKRDQVRKLKQLLAEADELYLATDEDREGEAIAWHLREVLKPKVPVRRMVFHEITKDAIRAAVNNPRELNQLLVDAQETRRILDRLYGYEVSPVLWKKVMPRLSAGRVQSVATRLVVERERERIAFRSAEYWDLTGTFAPSGDAGTFDARLTSVDGRRIAQGRDFGADGELRNPGQVRQLSEENARALAAALADTSFAVRSVESKPYRRSPYAPFRTTTLQQEASRKLGMGAKAAMQVAQRLYENGFITYMRTDSTTLSDTAVAAARSQVTQLYGADYLPDRPRVYASKVKNAQEAHEAIRPSGDRFRTPAETRLTGDQYRLYELIWKRTVASQMKDAVGQSVAVRVAGTSADGQDCEFSATGKVITFHGFLKAYVEGADDPNAELDDRERRLPAVAEGDALAARAIAPDGHATKPPARYTEATLVKELEEREIGRPSTYASIIGTILDRRYVFKKGTALVPSFLSFAVVNLLEQHFGRLVDYDFTAKMEDDLDRIATGDAEAVPWLRRFYFGVGEGQGTAAEAGNGDGDHLGGLKELVTDLGAIDAREISSFPVGDGIVLRVGRYGPYVEAPPEPGQEGEPGKRADVPDDLPPDELSVDLAKELLAKPSGDFELGADPSSGRQIVARDGRYGPYVTEVLPEGTPKTGKNAVKPRTASLLKSMSLDSVTLDDALRLLSLPRVVGVDPESEQEITAQNGRYGPYLKKGTDSRSLETEEQMFTVTLEQALAIYAQPKQRGRAAAKPPLKELGEDPTNGRPVVVKDGRFGPYVTDGETNATLRRDDDPETITPERGFELLAERRAKGPAKKVAKKAPAKTAARKTAKKSTAKATATKSTAKKTTAKKSTAKKAPAKKATARKSAGD
- the tmk gene encoding dTMP kinase, which gives rise to MTRAEQPQVVDPTPGATDEALAADSRDRARAALLRVPSLRRLWEAQFTSGIGDALALLVLVLLTAQAALHVSATGESLFGGEYRGLALAVTAAFAVRLLGTGLAGVLLLGPIAGLLGPTGALDRRWTMIGADALRAALLIVAPLWIDWVPDDAYIYVLLTILVTSVAERVWTTCRDSVAPALLPPPPPEGAAIRPLPDHHDALRRLWLRGGYLAIPVAAVTLVAAGLVSNLLATGLDWFDTHQSALASYVAAGYFAASISVLYFLRLPATESRRPVSPLEGLRRPAAGTTPDKGRTGAIPVLVLGCATVAAAIAAAGALGVLRIIEMGGGPVSFGLFTLGLTGGVVAGVRVAPHTLPALSRRRLFALAIALTGLGLFAVGLISDPATVLFTTAFTGALGGIAASTGHTLLDQETEEFRRARLTQHLHAVVRVAIALALVVAPLVAGLIGPHRVERGDFVLDHGGAAYTLVIVGVLLLPVAAIVLGRTDDRRGVPLRRDLTEAVRTVEPTTALAENGFFIAVEGGDGAGKSTQVEALAEWIRGKGHEVVVTREPGATPIGQRLRGILLDVASGGLSHQAEALLYAADRAEHVATVVTPALERGAVVITDRYVDSSVAYQGAGRDLSAVEISRISRWATGGLVPHLTVLLDVSPETARERFTEAPDRLESEPSEFHQRVRAGFLALAASDSGRYLVIDAGQDPESVTTAARHRLDQMLPLSEAELRAQEEARRKAEEEARRLAEEERKRKEEEERLERERLEEEARLERERQEELARLRAEEEERKRREEEERRRIEEARKAEEARLRAEEARRIAEEERRRREAEEQLRREEQERLRARAEEEARLRAQAEERRREKQRKAEEALLRAEEARLAAADNATTVQIPHAYPGPDKGEGKTAGTTTGTTDGKNDGKDDGKGGRPADSEETAVLPRPEDAADSDRTRQLPRIDEEPPAAPRRARPEWAEETPLDDVPTLADELLGPRPVVDEADEPEGDGGSRGRDR
- a CDS encoding DNA polymerase III subunit delta'; its protein translation is MTVWDDLVGQDQAAERLAAAARDADAYVTAVARGEEPELSGSSMTHAWLFTGPPGSGRPTAARAFSAALQCVSPDRALGGQPGCGFCDGCHTSLVGTHADVEIVRTDLLSIGVKETRELVRRAQLSPAGGRWQVIVLEDADRLTEGAGNVLLKAVEEPAPRTVWLLCAPSTEDVLPTIRSRCRQLPLRTPPVAAVADTLIRRDGIEPEVAHAAARATQGHIDRARRLATDERARARRRSVLRLPERVADIGGALRAAQELVDAAAEDAKQVAEELDGKETEELRAALGAVEGKRLPRGTAGVMKDLEDRQKRRATRTQRDALDLALTDLTAFYRDVLAHQLSFSGGLAGGESEESVRRVAGATRPEQTLRRMEAVLDCRRALDRNVAPLLAVEAMTMALR
- a CDS encoding alpha/beta hydrolase is translated as MRTTGRVVFALVAAGALLVSGCSSDGERPEERAPDVDASDGSTTTEPPDAPPLEPLSEDIPEALLPYYEQDLNWGACGHSEFQCAVLQVPLDYENPDAADDIQLAVTRSRATDSGERIGALLMNPGGPGVSAVDFAQGSAAYLFPSEVRARYDMVGLDPRGTGGSEPVDCLDGPAMDQHSLTDRTPDDDAEVAELIASNETFTQGCQENAGRLLEHVSTIESARDMDVLRQVLGDDRLHYVGFSYGTKLGAVYAGLFPSRVGRLVLDAAMDPRLDTLSTDRQQAGGFETAFRSFAEDCTARDDCPLGQDGADGASERLLDFYAQVDAEPLPTGEDRPLTESLANTGVAYALYAEHLWPTLREALTAAVEDGDGAQLLRLADEYNGRGPGGEYATDMFAFRAISCLDSPAGNADADAVREQLASYQEASPTFGADFAWDTLLCAAWPVEPSGGPVSIEAAGADDILVVGTTRDPATPYAWAEGLADQLSSGVLLTYDGDGHTAYGGTSACVDAAVNDYLLAHTTPEEGTTC
- a CDS encoding zf-HC2 domain-containing protein, giving the protein MPCNRYRSAISARTAGTALPPEITEQLLDHHLTSCLDCRRWSKHLSTLRATTDDLLRRRPTGAPPKPV